The following coding sequences lie in one Thalassoglobus polymorphus genomic window:
- a CDS encoding M16 family metallopeptidase yields MQFHQKQLDNGLQIIAETKPAAQSAAVGFFVRTGARDEQAGVSGVSHFLEHMAFKGDEEYSADDVNRIFDEVGASYNASTSEEVTFYYAAILPEYLDRTFDLLTRMMRPSLREDDFNMEKQVILEEIGMYEDMPGFAIYDATMATHFAGHPLGQSILGSTQSIEDLKVTEMLEYHQNRYGASNLILAASGNLEWDHLLELADKHCADWNKGTPGRTNFEAQPKPTTSWIHRPAMNQQHVMQMASAPASANPLRFAAEMAATIVGDDSSGRMHWELVETGFAETAEIGYNDYDGSGVWATYMCCAPDQVQDNLSRIQKLYEEFNREGPTEEEFEQARNKVASRIVLSSERPMGRLVALGGNWVYRNEYRSLSDDLETLKSLSIQDVRELLDVYPLAQTTSVGLGPLEG; encoded by the coding sequence ATGCAATTTCACCAGAAACAACTCGATAACGGATTGCAAATTATTGCAGAGACGAAACCAGCTGCCCAAAGTGCTGCAGTCGGTTTCTTTGTGAGGACCGGTGCCCGGGATGAACAGGCCGGAGTTTCTGGTGTTAGCCATTTCCTGGAACACATGGCCTTCAAAGGGGATGAGGAATATTCCGCGGATGACGTGAACCGGATTTTTGACGAAGTCGGGGCCAGTTATAATGCTTCAACAAGCGAAGAAGTCACTTTCTATTACGCAGCGATCTTGCCTGAGTATCTCGACCGGACGTTCGATTTGCTGACGCGCATGATGCGTCCGAGCTTACGTGAAGATGACTTCAATATGGAGAAGCAAGTCATTCTCGAAGAGATCGGCATGTACGAAGATATGCCGGGTTTCGCAATTTACGATGCCACAATGGCGACACACTTTGCAGGGCATCCACTCGGGCAAAGTATTCTCGGCTCAACCCAAAGCATTGAAGACCTTAAGGTCACTGAGATGCTTGAGTATCATCAAAATCGTTATGGTGCCAGCAATCTGATCTTGGCTGCCAGTGGAAATTTAGAATGGGACCATTTGCTCGAACTGGCAGACAAGCACTGTGCGGATTGGAACAAGGGAACACCCGGCCGCACGAATTTTGAAGCACAACCGAAACCGACGACATCATGGATTCATCGACCTGCGATGAATCAACAGCACGTCATGCAGATGGCCTCTGCTCCGGCCTCTGCGAACCCACTTCGCTTCGCAGCTGAAATGGCTGCGACGATCGTTGGAGATGATTCTTCGGGCCGCATGCACTGGGAACTTGTCGAAACCGGTTTCGCTGAAACGGCTGAAATTGGATACAACGACTACGATGGGAGTGGAGTTTGGGCGACTTACATGTGCTGCGCTCCAGATCAAGTGCAAGACAACCTTTCGCGAATTCAGAAACTCTACGAGGAATTTAACCGGGAAGGACCGACAGAGGAAGAGTTCGAACAGGCTCGGAATAAAGTCGCTTCACGGATCGTCCTCTCCAGCGAGCGCCCGATGGGACGCCTTGTTGCATTGGGGGGAAACTGGGTTTACCGCAACGAGTATCGCAGTTTGTCAGACGATCTCGAGACGTTGAAATCACTAAGCATTCAAGATGTTCGTGAACTGCTCGACGTTTATCCTCTCGCTCAGACAACATCTGTCGGCCTCGGACCACTGGAGGGGTAG
- a CDS encoding DUF1559 domain-containing protein → MALRKRTKMTGLSIAALAVVSIAGWTYAQRGPDSVAPEKLLPARSIIYGKSNGSLLTEKAFKETASYQALYESGLVKAIEDAFDSMPNDIPNADQIEDAMTHVEKNGMSIAISDGMGMQPWGIIVVHDAVGGVDFIKEMLKQVPDLPAEIQDVNRNGRTISMTMIPKTPVEVGFWEEQGHLVIAVGIDAIRSAIAVADGDQPNLTSSPLYKKYLAEDPDFTVKSIGWFDFGSLQKMYGQMPVPLPNRQQVTIDEILDATGLDTLDHVAAYSGYKGEANWTEQIVSTSGKTTGLMDLLMQESITFEDLPPVPVGQSSLIASSFDWAKAYDTLWSVVENLSQYGPPDALDNVDEFLRDFERELGFQPIELFTTLGNVHCVYTDKHQGMFGLGGAVVISVKDADRLRNLLGRIYETAEAESRGDFLVQNVEKHGRTVDLLRFPEAPFFSPAICVDDDWLIMGLVPQAVEGCLMRLDGKLPSWKPTDAYAAALAEMPKEFTSITIVDPTQTYEFLLGFAPMLVGGLELAMKESRNFPEDFEFPLSPADLPPNEVVTSHLFPNVMMTTVEEDGLHSYARQSMPGIPFLGGSDGTTMVATSAVLVALLLPAVQQAREAARRTQSKNNLKQLGLALHNYYDLYNHFPHGTVPNDDLEPEDRLSWIVSVLPFIEEAALYKQFDLKSGWESEKNVRNAEMVIPTLNHPSEPVNRVKGYGATSYVGVAGVGPKGPTLPVNDPKAGMFGYNRRTRIQDVTDGLSNTLAIGETNDPQPWAAGGKGTIRPLDKQPYINGGNAFGSKSAGGAQFLLGDGSVRFISENIDPGVMEALSTIQGRERLGEF, encoded by the coding sequence ATGGCATTACGAAAACGGACCAAGATGACAGGGCTGAGTATTGCTGCTCTGGCAGTGGTCTCGATTGCCGGGTGGACGTATGCTCAACGTGGACCGGATTCAGTCGCTCCGGAGAAATTACTCCCGGCTCGCTCCATCATTTATGGGAAATCCAACGGTTCGCTTCTGACAGAAAAAGCGTTCAAAGAGACAGCGAGCTATCAGGCGCTTTATGAAAGCGGGTTGGTGAAGGCGATCGAAGACGCCTTTGACTCGATGCCAAATGACATTCCTAATGCGGATCAGATCGAAGATGCGATGACGCATGTGGAAAAAAACGGAATGTCCATTGCGATTTCGGATGGAATGGGCATGCAACCGTGGGGGATCATTGTTGTCCACGATGCCGTTGGTGGTGTTGATTTTATCAAAGAGATGCTGAAGCAGGTTCCTGATCTTCCGGCTGAAATTCAAGATGTGAATCGGAACGGTCGAACCATCTCGATGACGATGATCCCGAAGACGCCTGTCGAAGTCGGGTTCTGGGAAGAGCAGGGGCACTTGGTGATTGCAGTCGGGATTGATGCGATTCGCTCTGCGATTGCAGTTGCCGATGGAGATCAACCGAATCTCACATCCAGCCCACTCTACAAAAAGTATCTCGCAGAAGATCCCGACTTCACTGTGAAATCGATCGGTTGGTTTGATTTCGGGTCGCTGCAAAAAATGTATGGTCAAATGCCTGTTCCGCTTCCGAATCGTCAGCAGGTGACGATCGATGAGATTCTCGATGCGACGGGACTGGACACACTCGATCATGTCGCGGCGTATAGTGGTTACAAAGGTGAAGCGAACTGGACGGAGCAAATTGTTTCCACGTCTGGAAAAACAACTGGGCTGATGGATCTCTTGATGCAAGAGTCGATTACCTTTGAGGATCTTCCACCTGTGCCGGTCGGACAAAGCAGTCTTATCGCCTCAAGTTTTGATTGGGCGAAAGCGTACGATACTCTTTGGTCCGTCGTGGAGAATCTGTCGCAGTACGGACCACCGGATGCTTTGGATAACGTTGATGAGTTTCTAAGGGATTTCGAACGTGAGCTCGGATTTCAGCCGATTGAATTATTCACGACACTCGGCAATGTGCATTGCGTTTACACAGACAAGCATCAAGGAATGTTCGGTCTGGGTGGTGCTGTCGTGATCAGCGTCAAGGATGCGGATCGTCTACGAAATCTGCTTGGTCGAATTTATGAAACTGCTGAAGCCGAGTCACGAGGAGATTTCCTCGTTCAGAATGTTGAAAAGCATGGTCGAACTGTCGACTTGTTGCGATTCCCGGAGGCTCCGTTTTTCTCTCCTGCGATCTGTGTCGATGATGACTGGCTGATCATGGGGTTGGTTCCACAAGCTGTGGAAGGTTGTTTGATGCGACTGGATGGAAAACTTCCATCCTGGAAGCCAACCGATGCGTACGCTGCTGCACTTGCAGAGATGCCAAAAGAATTCACCTCAATCACGATTGTCGATCCGACGCAAACTTACGAATTCCTGCTAGGGTTTGCTCCGATGCTTGTCGGTGGTTTGGAACTGGCGATGAAGGAATCCCGAAACTTTCCGGAAGACTTTGAATTCCCACTGAGTCCGGCGGACTTGCCACCTAACGAAGTCGTGACGAGCCATCTCTTCCCGAATGTCATGATGACCACGGTTGAAGAAGATGGGCTGCATAGCTACGCACGACAATCGATGCCGGGAATCCCGTTCCTTGGAGGTTCGGATGGGACAACCATGGTGGCGACATCAGCAGTTCTTGTCGCACTGCTCCTCCCAGCTGTGCAACAGGCTCGCGAAGCTGCTCGCAGGACGCAGTCGAAAAACAATTTGAAGCAACTCGGTCTCGCGCTGCACAACTACTACGACCTTTACAATCATTTCCCGCACGGGACAGTTCCCAATGATGACCTGGAGCCAGAGGACCGATTGAGCTGGATTGTTTCTGTCCTTCCTTTTATCGAAGAGGCAGCACTCTATAAACAGTTCGACCTGAAGTCTGGTTGGGAATCGGAAAAGAATGTGCGGAATGCAGAAATGGTCATTCCCACTCTGAATCATCCAAGTGAACCAGTGAATCGCGTGAAGGGTTATGGCGCAACCAGCTATGTCGGTGTGGCGGGTGTGGGACCAAAAGGCCCCACACTTCCAGTCAACGATCCGAAGGCCGGAATGTTTGGGTACAATCGCCGGACTCGTATCCAGGACGTCACAGATGGTCTTTCGAATACGCTCGCCATCGGGGAAACCAACGACCCGCAACCGTGGGCGGCTGGCGGAAAAGGGACGATTCGACCACTCGACAAACAGCCGTACATCAACGGTGGTAACGCCTTTGGAAGTAAGTCGGCGGGTGGCGCTCAGTTCCTGTTAGGAGACGGATCTGTCCGTTTCATTAGCGAAAATATCGATCCAGGCGTCATGGAAGCTCTCTCAACCATTCAAGGTCGTGAACGGCTTGGTGAATTTTAG
- a CDS encoding neutral/alkaline non-lysosomal ceramidase N-terminal domain-containing protein — protein sequence MKSMTCGVVFSGMIFAIMGPLHAADSPSKEPAIENGLTVGIAEADITPPVGFPMAGYYHERLAEGTIDPLKAKAIVFRDGETAAALVVCDLIGIATDLSKEVRRRASQETGIPEKHIVLAATHSHTAPDYMKELYLYLGKEKQDELRAKYIEQMIGVPVALIAKAYSEAKPAELLTGAATQETPVAFNRRFVMKDGSVKTWQRYSNPDVVRAAGPIDPEIGLLSIRDPQNGTTRGVLSNFALHLDTVGGMKWSADYPFFIEQTLREELGAGVVSIFATGCCGDINHSNPSATERNKVDFIGHSLAKSISSELSELKPLEKSNLRVQSEVVSLPLEDATREEVEWSVKILDQAKSGEKVNFFDHVTAHKKLILDQFRHRQPFVKATDHITWGVSHSLAGTGETLPVDVTVMTLGDDVAIVCLPGEVFVELGLAIKHASPFRTTIIVELSNTVETIYIPHQAAYAGGSYEVTNSTVLPGSGEMLVGAAVKLLREAATANQSK from the coding sequence ATGAAGTCAATGACGTGTGGAGTTGTATTTTCAGGAATGATCTTCGCGATCATGGGGCCTCTTCATGCAGCGGACTCTCCCTCAAAAGAGCCTGCGATTGAAAACGGTTTGACCGTCGGAATCGCAGAAGCGGACATCACTCCGCCAGTCGGTTTTCCGATGGCAGGTTACTACCACGAACGCCTCGCTGAGGGAACGATTGATCCGCTCAAGGCGAAGGCGATTGTTTTTCGAGATGGAGAAACCGCCGCTGCACTCGTGGTTTGTGATTTGATCGGCATTGCGACGGACCTTTCAAAGGAGGTCCGACGACGTGCCTCTCAAGAGACCGGAATTCCAGAGAAACACATTGTCCTGGCAGCGACGCATTCACATACTGCGCCGGACTACATGAAGGAACTCTATCTGTATCTGGGGAAAGAAAAACAGGATGAATTGAGAGCAAAGTATATTGAGCAGATGATCGGTGTTCCGGTCGCGTTAATTGCGAAGGCATACTCAGAGGCGAAGCCAGCTGAACTGTTGACAGGGGCTGCGACTCAGGAAACGCCGGTTGCGTTCAATCGCCGATTTGTCATGAAAGATGGCAGCGTGAAAACCTGGCAGAGATACAGCAATCCGGATGTCGTTCGCGCAGCTGGACCGATTGATCCTGAGATCGGATTACTCTCAATCCGAGATCCGCAGAATGGAACGACTCGAGGTGTTCTGAGTAACTTTGCTTTGCATCTTGATACCGTTGGCGGCATGAAGTGGAGTGCGGACTACCCGTTCTTCATTGAACAGACGTTGCGCGAAGAACTCGGAGCCGGAGTCGTGTCGATCTTCGCAACCGGATGTTGCGGCGATATCAATCACTCGAATCCGTCAGCGACCGAACGTAACAAAGTCGACTTTATCGGGCACTCTCTGGCGAAATCAATCAGCAGCGAACTCTCGGAGCTAAAGCCTCTTGAGAAATCAAATTTAAGAGTGCAATCGGAGGTCGTTTCGTTACCGCTGGAGGATGCAACGCGTGAAGAAGTGGAATGGTCGGTGAAGATTCTCGATCAGGCGAAAAGTGGCGAGAAGGTGAATTTCTTCGATCATGTCACTGCTCACAAAAAGCTGATTCTCGATCAGTTTCGTCATCGCCAACCGTTTGTGAAGGCGACAGATCATATCACCTGGGGCGTCAGTCATTCTTTGGCAGGGACCGGCGAAACGCTCCCGGTCGATGTGACCGTGATGACGCTAGGGGATGACGTCGCAATCGTCTGTTTGCCCGGTGAAGTCTTTGTTGAACTGGGACTTGCTATTAAGCATGCCTCTCCATTTCGAACGACGATCATTGTTGAGCTTTCCAACACCGTGGAGACAATTTACATCCCCCACCAGGCCGCCTACGCTGGCGGAAGCTACGAAGTCACGAACTCCACCGTTCTTCCCGGCAGCGGTGAGATGCTGGTCGGAGCCGCAGTCAAATTGCTCCGCGAAGCGGCGACGGCGAATCAGTCGAAGTGA
- a CDS encoding GlsB/YeaQ/YmgE family stress response membrane protein, protein MEFFYYLLIGLCAGWLASQIMKGGSSGMITNLIVGVIGAILGGFVFGLLGLVAVGLIGNLVTATAGACLLIFLLRKFGGSK, encoded by the coding sequence ATGGAATTTTTCTACTACCTCCTAATTGGCCTGTGTGCCGGATGGTTGGCGAGCCAGATCATGAAAGGGGGGAGCTCCGGGATGATCACAAATCTGATTGTCGGCGTGATCGGTGCAATTCTGGGTGGGTTTGTCTTCGGACTGCTCGGGTTGGTCGCAGTCGGCCTGATCGGAAACCTGGTCACCGCAACTGCCGGGGCCTGTCTGCTGATCTTCCTTCTTCGAAAATTCGGAGGGAGCAAGTGA
- a CDS encoding YheT family hydrolase gives MQTILGACISGITSPREISVRRHVHLDDGDCLLLIDDLPVSDWQEGNDVAILVHGLGGSSESPYVRRIAAKLRSEGMRTFRLNLRGCGEGKGLARNLYHAGRTEDLQGAIEEIQRLCPGSTIHLGGFSLGGNIVLKWLGERPEEAAQLVHRAIAVNPPVRLADCTDAIGKKIFGFYDRYFAKMLYRQLQQSFDGKLDQEQFPPPRRIIEFDETITAPRTGFDSAQHYYETCSAAPVIYDILTPTMILSAADDPLIPARILQELDLPDSIHLHVAESGGHLGYYSRGSVDPDRWWMDWRVLDWFKSKETSSEPCALEAEVV, from the coding sequence ATGCAAACGATACTGGGAGCCTGTATTTCCGGAATCACCTCTCCGCGAGAGATTTCAGTTCGTCGTCATGTGCATCTTGACGACGGAGATTGTCTCTTGTTGATTGACGATCTCCCTGTCAGCGATTGGCAAGAGGGGAACGATGTTGCCATTTTGGTCCACGGTTTAGGAGGATCTTCGGAAAGTCCTTATGTCCGCCGGATCGCTGCCAAGCTTCGCAGCGAAGGGATGAGAACATTCCGATTGAACCTGCGAGGATGCGGGGAGGGCAAAGGTCTCGCCCGGAATCTGTACCATGCCGGACGAACAGAAGACTTGCAGGGTGCAATTGAAGAAATTCAGCGATTGTGTCCCGGCTCAACCATCCATCTTGGTGGATTTTCTTTAGGCGGGAATATCGTTTTGAAGTGGCTGGGTGAACGCCCTGAAGAAGCGGCCCAACTCGTACACCGTGCGATTGCGGTCAATCCTCCAGTCAGACTGGCTGACTGCACCGACGCCATCGGCAAGAAGATTTTCGGATTCTACGATCGCTACTTTGCTAAAATGCTGTATCGACAGTTACAACAATCATTCGATGGGAAACTGGATCAAGAACAGTTCCCGCCGCCCCGCCGAATTATTGAATTCGATGAGACGATTACAGCTCCACGAACTGGCTTTGATAGCGCTCAGCACTACTATGAAACCTGCAGCGCCGCTCCTGTCATCTACGATATTTTAACCCCGACAATGATTCTCTCAGCAGCGGATGATCCTCTCATTCCCGCGCGAATTCTTCAGGAACTCGATCTTCCTGACTCAATCCATTTACATGTTGCGGAATCAGGTGGACACCTCGGCTATTACTCGAGAGGGTCTGTCGATCCTGACCGCTGGTGGATGGACTGGCGTGTCCTCGACTGGTTCAAAAGCAAGGAAACTTCCAGCGAGCCCTGTGCACTGGAAGCCGAAGTCGTGTAA
- a CDS encoding DMT family transporter: MTSSKSLQDSSSSGLQATELPTPQPMGPVSVSLALLSVVLWGGTAVANQYAIDVYPPFFVGGIRFGLAAIFMVVWCLIAGTPIFLNGRQLWVAFILGALMSVQISTFNYGTSISNASHATVLVNSYVFWVAAYESFIARTIRLQWSQTVGLILAGAGVCVLVFAAEGHQDSAMDQPTLRGDLVLAFSGLTLGVKIIAVKWATKTVPPSSLILWHDLFGAGLLFLFSGLWETHSGNPFTWQAVVALLFGGFVISGLCFVLNAQLLQKHGASQVSVFSFVTPICGILLAWAFRGDQLSPWLIVSGLFVAAGIFLVNYVKKSDLPNAT, encoded by the coding sequence ATGACATCATCCAAATCTCTTCAGGATTCGTCGTCGAGCGGGCTTCAAGCAACTGAGCTTCCGACTCCGCAACCGATGGGGCCGGTTTCAGTTTCTCTGGCACTTTTGTCCGTTGTGCTCTGGGGGGGAACCGCAGTTGCGAACCAGTATGCGATTGACGTTTACCCTCCCTTTTTTGTGGGAGGAATCCGATTCGGATTGGCCGCCATCTTTATGGTTGTCTGGTGCTTAATCGCTGGGACTCCAATTTTCTTGAACGGTCGCCAGCTCTGGGTTGCGTTCATCCTTGGAGCGTTGATGTCGGTGCAGATTTCCACGTTTAACTATGGAACATCGATCTCCAATGCGTCGCACGCCACGGTGTTGGTCAATAGTTATGTCTTTTGGGTGGCTGCATACGAAAGTTTCATTGCGCGCACGATCAGGCTGCAATGGTCGCAAACCGTTGGGTTGATTCTCGCTGGGGCTGGTGTTTGTGTACTGGTTTTTGCAGCCGAAGGACATCAAGATTCAGCAATGGATCAACCGACACTCCGCGGTGATCTTGTTCTGGCTTTCAGCGGGCTCACGTTGGGGGTGAAGATTATTGCGGTGAAATGGGCGACGAAGACGGTTCCTCCATCCTCGCTGATTCTTTGGCACGATCTCTTTGGAGCGGGACTCTTATTTTTATTCAGCGGACTCTGGGAGACACATTCCGGGAATCCGTTCACCTGGCAAGCTGTTGTTGCGTTACTCTTTGGTGGGTTTGTCATTTCCGGGCTCTGTTTTGTGCTCAATGCTCAACTTTTGCAAAAACATGGTGCGTCCCAAGTCTCTGTCTTCAGTTTCGTGACGCCGATTTGCGGTATCTTGCTGGCGTGGGCATTTCGAGGGGATCAGCTTTCGCCTTGGTTGATCGTGTCGGGGCTTTTCGTGGCTGCCGGAATTTTTCTGGTGAATTACGTCAAGAAAAGTGATCTCCCAAACGCCACGTGA
- a CDS encoding cysteine desulfurase-like protein, whose amino-acid sequence MLNLEFVRSQFPAFQRTIEGQPVAFFDGPAGSQVPQSVVDAVADALINTNANCGAAFVTSQLSDEMLARARESCADFLNAPAPEEIVFGPNMTTLTLSLSRALSETWFFGDEIIVSRLDHDANVTPWVQAAESVGVVVKEIDVDLETCTLDLDHYNSLLTNRTRLVAVGGASNATGTVNPVKEIVRLAKTVGARTFIDAVHLAPHRLVDVQEIGSDFLACSAYKFFGPHVGILWGKSALLNSLTPDKLRPAPDSIPGKWMTGTQNHEGIAGVAAAIEYLASLSGGDQSIPRRERLTDSFQLIHEHEQKIGSQLIEGLAKVESLKIWGITSPERMEDRVPTISVTHQSKSPQLLSEELGRRGLFTWAGNHYALPFTEFAGLEPEGTLRIGLLHYNTADEVERLLFHLNEIC is encoded by the coding sequence ATGTTGAATCTCGAATTCGTGCGGTCACAATTTCCTGCCTTTCAAAGAACGATCGAGGGTCAGCCGGTCGCATTTTTTGACGGCCCGGCGGGAAGTCAGGTTCCTCAGAGTGTCGTCGATGCCGTTGCCGACGCCCTGATCAATACGAATGCAAATTGCGGGGCTGCATTTGTTACGAGTCAATTGAGTGATGAAATGCTTGCTCGGGCGAGAGAGTCCTGCGCCGACTTTCTCAACGCTCCGGCGCCCGAGGAAATTGTGTTCGGTCCGAACATGACGACTCTCACCCTGTCCCTCAGCCGGGCATTGAGTGAAACCTGGTTTTTCGGTGATGAAATCATCGTCAGTCGCCTCGACCACGATGCGAATGTGACACCGTGGGTTCAGGCTGCCGAGTCGGTTGGAGTGGTCGTTAAGGAGATTGATGTCGATCTCGAAACCTGCACGCTCGACCTGGATCACTACAACTCATTATTGACCAATCGAACACGACTGGTTGCCGTCGGTGGAGCGTCCAATGCCACAGGGACAGTGAATCCAGTCAAAGAAATTGTCCGGTTAGCCAAAACCGTTGGTGCGAGAACATTCATCGATGCTGTGCATCTTGCTCCGCATCGTTTAGTCGATGTCCAAGAGATTGGATCTGATTTTCTGGCATGTAGCGCCTATAAATTCTTTGGTCCGCACGTCGGAATTCTGTGGGGGAAGTCAGCACTTCTGAATAGTCTCACGCCAGATAAACTTCGCCCAGCACCAGACTCGATTCCGGGGAAGTGGATGACAGGGACTCAGAACCACGAAGGAATCGCCGGGGTCGCAGCGGCGATTGAATATCTCGCGTCACTCAGTGGAGGCGATCAGTCGATCCCTCGGCGCGAGCGATTGACAGATTCATTCCAGCTGATCCATGAACACGAACAAAAAATCGGATCGCAGCTGATCGAAGGTCTCGCAAAGGTTGAATCTCTCAAAATTTGGGGGATTACTTCGCCGGAGCGAATGGAAGATCGTGTCCCGACAATTTCAGTGACTCACCAATCGAAGTCACCGCAATTGCTTTCTGAAGAACTTGGAAGGCGGGGACTCTTCACGTGGGCGGGGAATCACTACGCATTACCATTTACGGAATTTGCCGGTCTTGAGCCGGAAGGGACTCTACGAATTGGTCTACTTCACTATAATACCGCTGATGAGGTGGAACGTTTGCTGTTTCATTTGAATGAAATCTGTTGA
- the epmB gene encoding EF-P beta-lysylation protein EpmB: MPATPQMLPDPSSLIPTSVTEIDVEASGATIAGSKTWQHDLKRAIRSVSVLCERLGIDPNELKCSASPAFPVLVPESFLKRMKHGDRDDPLLRQVLPVSSEEEIVAGFQADPVGDLHARTENGLLQKYNSRGLLILNGACAVHCRYCFRREYPYSDEPKSLEDWEPAFAAIESDRSLDEVILSGGDPLMTGDARLQQVLNRLERIKHVERVRFHSRLPIVLPSRVNSSLLKVLKSTRLQPVFVVHANHPSELVDDCADSLQKLVRSGIPVLNQAVLLKGVNDSFAALSELCLRCVNLGVMPYYLHQLDRVSGAAHFEVPVEVGLQLIRQLREHLPGYAVPKYVQEIAGERSKTPLVEKDTCQF; the protein is encoded by the coding sequence ATGCCGGCGACACCGCAAATGTTGCCAGATCCATCGTCTCTGATTCCGACCTCGGTGACAGAGATCGACGTAGAGGCTTCTGGAGCGACGATTGCCGGTTCCAAGACTTGGCAACATGACTTGAAACGTGCGATTCGGTCCGTTTCTGTCCTGTGCGAACGATTAGGAATTGACCCGAATGAGCTCAAATGCTCAGCTTCTCCAGCGTTTCCGGTGCTTGTCCCGGAAAGTTTTCTCAAACGTATGAAACATGGAGACCGTGACGATCCCTTGCTGAGACAAGTTCTTCCGGTCTCCTCAGAAGAGGAAATAGTTGCGGGTTTTCAAGCTGACCCGGTGGGCGATCTGCATGCACGTACCGAGAACGGACTTCTCCAAAAATACAACTCACGCGGACTATTAATCCTCAACGGCGCCTGTGCAGTTCATTGCCGCTACTGTTTTCGCCGTGAGTACCCTTATTCTGATGAGCCGAAAAGTCTGGAAGATTGGGAACCGGCCTTCGCAGCCATTGAGTCAGATCGGTCGCTTGACGAAGTGATTCTCAGCGGGGGAGACCCGTTAATGACCGGAGACGCTCGGCTTCAGCAAGTTCTCAATCGCCTCGAACGTATCAAGCATGTCGAGCGTGTGCGATTTCATTCTCGCTTGCCGATTGTCCTTCCCAGCCGAGTCAACTCGTCATTGTTGAAGGTTCTGAAGTCAACGCGTTTACAACCTGTTTTCGTTGTGCATGCCAACCATCCATCAGAACTGGTGGATGACTGTGCAGATTCGCTCCAGAAACTTGTTCGATCAGGAATTCCGGTTTTGAATCAAGCTGTTCTTCTTAAAGGAGTGAATGATTCGTTCGCTGCACTTTCTGAGCTATGCTTGCGATGTGTGAATTTGGGAGTGATGCCGTACTATTTGCATCAACTCGATCGTGTCTCAGGAGCTGCCCATTTCGAGGTCCCGGTGGAAGTCGGTCTTCAGCTCATTCGTCAGCTACGCGAACATTTACCGGGGTATGCTGTTCCGAAGTATGTCCAGGAAATTGCGGGAGAGCGATCCAAGACGCCCCTCGTTGAAAAGGACACCTGTCAGTTCTAA
- the efp gene encoding elongation factor P, translating to MPQINAGDFRKGVKVIIEGSPYEMVDCKFVKPGKGQALYKTKLRNLLTASLLDITYRSGDSLEAADVRNADGMYSYFDGSAYVFMDNESFEQVTLAADVCKDQMQFIKEGEPIGLLYWNDQLISISPPKHVILEVTYTVPAAKGNTATNVTKPATVETGAEVGVPAFITEGDRIRINAETGEYLGRETGE from the coding sequence ATGCCACAGATCAATGCTGGTGACTTCCGTAAGGGAGTCAAAGTGATCATCGAAGGTTCTCCTTACGAAATGGTCGATTGCAAATTCGTGAAACCTGGAAAAGGTCAGGCTCTTTACAAAACAAAGCTTCGAAACCTGCTCACAGCCTCATTGCTGGATATCACTTACCGAAGTGGCGACAGCCTCGAAGCAGCTGACGTCCGCAATGCAGACGGAATGTATTCCTACTTTGACGGCTCGGCGTATGTCTTCATGGACAACGAAAGCTTCGAGCAGGTCACACTTGCCGCAGATGTTTGCAAAGATCAAATGCAATTCATCAAGGAAGGAGAACCGATCGGCCTTCTCTATTGGAATGATCAACTCATCAGCATCAGCCCACCGAAGCATGTCATTCTCGAAGTGACCTACACTGTTCCGGCAGCCAAAGGGAATACGGCAACCAACGTCACCAAACCGGCTACCGTCGAAACAGGTGCCGAAGTAGGTGTCCCGGCCTTCATCACTGAAGGAGACCGTATCCGCATCAATGCCGAGACCGGGGAATACCTCGGGCGGGAAACTGGCGAGTAG